One window of Lepus europaeus isolate LE1 chromosome Y, mLepTim1.pri, whole genome shotgun sequence genomic DNA carries:
- the LOC133754191 gene encoding acyl-protein thioesterase 1-like: MCGNTMSAPLLAMVPCAWKAATVVIFLHGLGDTGHGWAEGFAGITSSHTKCISLHAPIMPVTLNINTAMPSWFDNIGLSPDSQEDESGIKQAAENVKVLIDQEVTSGSPNRIILEGFPQGGGPISGANRDISILQFHRDCDPLIPLMFGSLTMQKLNTLLNLASVTFKACEGMRHSSCQQKMDA; the protein is encoded by the exons atgtgtggtaaCACCATGTCTGCTCCACTGTTAGCCATGGTTCCTTGTGCCTGGAAGGCTGCCACTGTGGTAATTTTCCTTCATGGATTAGGAGATACTGGGCATGGATGGGCAGAAGGCTTTGCAGGTATCACAAGTTCACATACCAAATGTATCAGCCTGCATGCACCCATTATGCctgttacattaaatataaacacGGCTATGCCTTCTTGGTTTGATAATATTGGACTTTCACCAGACTCACAGGAGGATGAATCTGGAATTAAACAGGCAGCAGAGAATGTAAAGGTTTTGATAGATCAAGAGGTGACGAGTGGCAGTCCTAACAGAATCATTTTGGAAGGATTTCCTCAGggagga GGTCCTATCAGTGGTGCTAATAGAGATATTTCTATTCTCCAGTTCCATAGAGATTGTGACCCTTTAATTCCACTAATGTTTGGTTCTCTTACTATGCAAAAACTAAACACATTGCTAAATTTGGCCAGTGTAACCTTTAAGGCCTGTGAAGGCATGAGGCATAGTTCCTGTCAGCAAAAAATGGATGCTTAA